A stretch of DNA from Schizosaccharomyces osmophilus chromosome 2, complete sequence:
GTTCCATCATGTATTCAAGACACTGATACCTCTTTGAGAGATTCGTAAAATATTCTCGTTTCATTTCAGCACCTCGTTCTTCTCGCATTGGATATACGCATTGTAAGTCGTTTAAAGCGCATGCTTTGCAAGGATTGCCGCCTTCACAGCGAacttttttcgttttacAATTTAAACAGGCTACTCCGATGCGACGTCTTCGTTCGTTCGGCACGCGTCGACGACGATTAtgctcttcattttttattgccTCAAAGAATGCGGTCGTAGTTTTATGTGAAAAATCATTGTTCATTTTTCCCTTTATAAGCAGTACTTGTATTAACCTTTAGTCTTCAAGAATCATACCAAACGTAATAAAAATGGTATTTAATTCTGGGTTGAAGGATATTGGATTGGTCTTGGTAGAAATTTACCACACCGTGCATTGTAGAAGTACTTCAGTACAGttaaacaataaacaaaaatgaataaaaattgaatttgatTAAAATTTTGATACTTACAATTTTATTGTATTTTAAACCATGGAACTATGATAGAGCTACATGCATTTTTGTAAGAAAATCCAAGTACGAAAACCCTCAGGAAATAGACGtaaaataatgaaaaatgttaaaacttttgaagcgtattcttttgttttgatgaaaaacaaagcaagtTCACCTTTTAGCGTGGTGCTGAATTGGGATTGCTGGCTGATTTTAAGAGCACGCCCTATAAGTTCTCTTCAGCAATAGTTTACGTGTATACAGCTTTGAAAATACTGCTTTatgatttatttataaatcCTAAGTAGTGTGCATAAAGTCCTTATTGTAGTGATATTTCGCGCGGAGTCTCTTTATACTACCAAGTGCCCTTCATCGTTTACTTTGTGTTTTCCTATGAATGATATCTAGTCAACGTACGTGAAataacaagaaaaaaaatgaataacTTTCTATTCAGTTAAATTCACTCTAATAATCAACTACTAATGTAAGATCAGACCGTCTAAGTACGCAACCTGCAATTCGCGCGTACGAAGCGTTTTCCGCTCCTGGTTTTAGCTTTAATTCAAAGCTATTAAACGAAGCTTTCGGTGGCACTGGGTTGAAGCGAGGATTTGTGTCTGAAATATGCGGTGCTCCTGGCATGGGTAAAACGAGCCTTTCTTTAGTTCTCACCGCAAATGCACTGCTTTCAGGAACCAAAGTCCTTTGGATAGAGACGTGTCATCCTATCCCATTGTCCCGTTTGCGATATATGTTGCAAAGTCAAGTCCCATCGTCTCAGGAGGAAGACAATTTTAGTACGTTGGACGAGTACTTGCAACTCTTAGATGTTTATTATGCTCCTTCTTTGGCAAACTTGTTGGtatatttgaaaactttcGATGATGATTTGAAACAAGATGATATCGGTTTAATCATTATCGACAACTTGTCTATGCCTATTCAATTGGCCTTTCCTACGTGCCCAGATGACTATGCATATTTGAGGCAGCGTCGAAGTACCAGCTCACGGAAGACCTCAATGGAATCTTTGGGCAAGGAGAATATGGATTCCGgccttgaaaaagaagttgcTTCCAAAGAACTGATTGATCCCTTCCCCAGTTCCCAAACAAATCTCAACAAACGAAAACGTGTTGTTGGAGATATCAATTCTATGCTAAGTAGAATTTCGGCCGCATACCAAATAGCTATACTTGTCACTACCCAAATGACCTCGAAAGTGGTGTCCGGTATGGGTGCAAAACTTATCCCATTTTTAAGCACTAATTGGCTTGATAAGGTGTCTTCTCGCTTAGTTCTGTATTGTCGGCATCCTATGGAAAATGACAAGTTCGATGGCAATTTTGAATCGAATATCAGTCATCAGTCACTACGTTATGCTTACATGGCAAAACAATTGCCAGGCACCTCTATTGATTCTGAACTTTTATTCTATGTTACAGAGAATGGGTTAATGGATTGTCGGAGCTTACCAATAAACAGCTCGCAACGCAGGAAACGTAGCTTAATGGAGACAGACTTATGATGACTGAATGCCTTCATATGCACTTGTACACTGCTGGTCTTTTCCCCGTAATAATGTGCTAAAATCGCTTATTATAGTAACAGTGacttatattattttttgaaccTCGGACAAAGCACTTGAAATACTCTGGTCATTCTTTACACAGTTGTGATTTCATCATTTTGTAATATCTTCttaagagaaaaaaatcacagattgtcatttttatataattaTGAAAGAAGGGATTTGTAACTAGCTGAAAGATAATGACTTCAGACGAAGTATTAGTCCTCTTAATGCTACTGATCAAGGCACGAAGTGACTCATCGAAGGATGACAGCACATTTTCGAAATGAATACAGTGTTTAAATGATGACGTCTATGAAGCCTTTAAGTAATTAAAATATCCCCAAGGATCTCCTAAAATTCTAACCGGTCATCGTCTGATTTAGTTCCTTATAAGAAGAACTCGCGGTTGTTGACACAAAGATAGTGCTATTAACCAACTGATTTGAATTTACTAATTATGTAAGTAACTCTTATagctttcaaaagataCTTATATTAACTTCGGATTTCCAGTGTGCATTACATTTGAATCAATTAGCGGTTTAGTGATCAATCATTATCAAGATGAACTCCGCCTCTCGTTCTCACACGATTCATACTCTTCGGGGTACACCTGCGTCTCACCAACGACAGGTTCCTCGTTCCACCACAAGAAGAAGTTATAAGGTTCCTCGTGTGGGTACTCAAGTACGCAGCAATCATATTGGTATGTTCACCCCTGAAATGGCCAAGCGCCTAGCTGTTCTTGTTAAAATGGAGAAAGGCCTACTTAGAACTTATGAAGTTCTTGCCGATGAGCGCAAAGCATGCGCGAACCAGTTGTCCTACTGGGGTGAGGATTGTGATGATGATATTAGCGACATCAGTGATAAGATTGGTGTCCTTCTTTACCAAATTGGTGAACAAGAAGACCAAATGATCGATAAGCATGATCAATATCGTATTTCTTTGAAGAGTATTCGTAACATTGAAGCTAATGTTCAACCTGCACgtgaaaggaaagaaaagattttgaattCCATCTATGATCTAAGACAACGTGACTCTGACTCTCCAAAACTTATTTCTTTGGAGCAAGAATTGGTTCGTGAAGAGGCTGCTTGCTTGGTTGCCGAAGCTCAGCTTACCAACATTACTCGTGAAAATTTCAAGCTTGCTATGACTATTAATGTCGGTACTCTTCTCGAGCATTCTGAAAAGATTTCTGTTCTTTGCAGTTACGCTAAGAAGATTTTGGATCTTCTTGATGACACTCCAATTACTCCTGGTGAGCCTCGACCCATCTATGATGGATACGAAATCACCAAAGATTATGTGTTAGAAGCCGAGAGGGAGATTTCGAACTGGCAATCTCCTTTCGTTACTCCTGAACCTTTGACCGACATTGATGGACTTCCAATCCAGAGCCATTACCAGCCAGAATACCAAAGAAACACTATTCGATACGATGGTCCAGAGCAGAAAAGGTATAGTCACATCCAAGCCGCTGATCATGGCCATACTACTGGAACAACTCACAATTACACCGGAAGAGCCTATGACCGTGCGCCGACTGAAGAATTCCAGCCTAATGTCCTTCAAGACACTCAATACGTTGACAATTTTGAGGTTGGCGAAGAAGATGATCTTGATGTTGATTCTCAGACTGGCCAAGAACCAGGTTCTTTTGCTGCTTCTCAGCACCCTCATGCCCTCGCAGCGTAAACTGAATTTGAAGCTTCTGATGGCATTTGAAGAGCATTTGGTGCTTTACGTTTATAACACCAACTCTCTGTTTTGATTAAGAttaaatctttttgtttgatcaTTACATCCTTTATAATCGTCTATCTATTTCATCGGATTCTATGTTTTGATTACGTTTTACGTTAATTTTCCAGTAACTTtgtgtttctttctttatttattagtTGGTATCGACGATTCaagaatcttttttgtttttattttaataatGGCGAATAGTAATAATATTTCTAATGTTGGAAGTGTGGGCAGCTATTGAAATTAATTATCCAGCATAGTGAAACAGATGCTATGCTGCTTTCTGTGAATAAAATTACATATTACAAAATaatattcaaaagtatAACTCATATTCCTAACCTTTGTGGATAGTCGTTCTTGAACTTCATAATCCTGTTCCTTCAATTGCAAACTTGTAgacaaaaagcaatcaagCTGATAGCGGCTTTTCATCAATAAATGGTACCTTGAACGCCATCCATTCCCGACCAATTTCAACAATTGACATACAAACTAATGAATcaggaattttttttatggtAGTACTTTGTCTGCATGAGTAATTTTGCTTAATAGCActtgtttactttgttAATATTCAAGTTACATTGTGACCCGCCTGAACATTTGTCTCTTCATCTCTTCAGAAAATCGTTTGATGAGTTCTCTCTATAAAAGTATTGATTATTCataatttgttttaaggaaacaaaactaGTAAGTATTAATATAGGAGTTTCTCATTTGAGCTGGATGAGCTAGAGAAACATGAATCAGGATGTACGATTTCTTCCAGAGGCAATATATGTTagttctttaaaaaaaacccGGTGTCTTCGCATTGACAGATCAAATGGCTCCCTTGATTTAAATCAAATTGAGGAATTGCTTGAAATACCACCTCAGTTCAGCAACGTTCAGCTGTATGGGATCATTCGTCTTAAGTTGTTTAAATACATAATATTAATTACCAAATGTGAACATAATACTACATTCTTGGGGAACAACATCTTCCGTGCAAAAAGTTTTGCTATCCTTCCAATTGCGAAGACAATCTCAACTCCTTTAGAGCCACAAATGGTacaagatgaagaagagcgGTACTATTTATATCTTCTAAAGCGACATCTTTACCATGGACAGATCCTGTTTAGTCCTTCAATGGATTTGACCAACTCTTTACAGCGTTCTCATAACGTTTCTTTAGGTTCTCATAAAAGGTTTACATCAAACTTTCgctttttttggaataagTACACGAACGAAGAGTTGCTGTCTTTGGCAATGAACAATCCCCAGTATTTGGGGTACGTCCAGCCCATGATTCAGGGAAACATATCTTCTACCAATTTGTTTGTCAAAACACATCATGTTCAGCTGCATATCATTACTCGGCACGCAACAGATCATTCTGGAACAAGATACTTTTCTAGAGGAGTTGAcgaaaatggaaaagttGCAAACTTTAATGAGACAGAACAGGTTTTGTTGATTGATTCTACTCTGATGCCCGAAGAACGAATCCTTCTTTCGTATACTCAAATTAGAGGAAGCATACCAATGTTTTGGGCCGAAATTAATGACTTAAGATACTTACCTCGGCTGGTGGTACAACCTACTACATATAGTGAGGCAGCTTTTGAACGGCATTTCGAAGATTTAGCTTCCGATTACCAAAATGAGATCGTTGTAGTCAGTTTGTTAGATCATAAAGGTCGTGAAGGGGTACTACAGAagaattttaaaaagattTGCACCGAATCTCCCAAGCCAGTAAAATATTGTGAGTTCGATTATCATTCTCAGGGAAGTTGCAACATTCCTCATTTATTTGCTAAGTTGCAAGACGTTCTGTTAAAAGGAAGCTTTTACTCCGAGTATGGTTCTCGTGTTGTTTCCGAGCAGCAAAACCTGATACGCACAAATTGCATGGATTGCTTGGACCGTACAAACGTCGTGCAAGCAGAAACAGCGCTTTTAATCCTGAATCTgcaattacaaaaagtagGAATCTTAAGCAATTCTGAGACGATTGAAGATTTTCGGGAATTTGTTCAAGGGTTTCGAAATGTATGGGCCAACACAGGAGACTACGTTAGCCATTTGTACACGTGCACCCCGGCATTAAAAGGAGATGTAACTCGTACTGGGAAAAGAACGATGAAAGGTATGTATGAAGACTTCATTAATTGTTTAAAGCGATATATGTACAACAACTTCTGCGATGGTGCTCTTCAAGATAGCTTTGATCTGGGTCTGGGTGCCTTTCGACCGATTTCTTCAGTTTCTTCCTCTCTGATGTTTCATCGAATATCGTGGGCCCATTGTATTCCACCTGCTTTTTCCGCCGTATCTATCCTGTGGTTGCTTTTGCAAGGATTCATGGGTACTGGTTCTTTGCTATTTGAGTTGTCCTTGGGCACGTCaggttttctttctttactcTATGTAATACTTCATAGAAAAAGCTACATAAATTGGCCACGGTTATTACCTCCAAAATACGCTAGTACGGGATGGTTTTCGATTCGTCACTTGGTGAGATCTTGGTttacaaaagtttttcgttttcttcgGTTTGGTtctttcaagaaaaaggttTAGGTTGATGATGGTCAATTGTTTACGACTTGTTTAGGCATTCTAAAATTctgagaaaaaaaactcgAAGTGCGTATTTTAGAGATCTCGTAAACCTACGAAGCCCTCCTATTTTCACACAATATTAAGCATAAATGAAGCATCACATCTTCCCCCTTTTATATTTCGGAATGCATTGACGGATGTTCAAATGAATACAActaatgaatgaaaaactATTTGTTTACGCTTTCGTTTCTTCTATGATCTTAATTTAGCGTAACCAAGTTATCTACTGGTTTATGAAATCGCATAAAAAGTTGAATATAAAATTGTAACAAAAGTTTCGTTTCAAGTATAACAAATTATATACAGTTTCCAAATAGCATTGGGATAGTATCTTATTATTCCTATTGCATCCagtaaaccaaaaaaaaaaaaaaaaaaaaaaaaatctataaTGCGCATGATTGCTGAATTCTATACCTCGACTATTACAGACACGATTTTCGAAAGAATAACTActttatttcattcttaTTTCCTAGAAAACATAGTAGTTTACTTACTTACTTGTAGGTATCAAGTTACCTTTTTAACTTTCATTGCGTTGTGTAATTTTAAGTTTGTGTCATGTGAAGCTAACACAGTATTCgatgaatttgtttacgtGTCTGTACCGTTGTACATAGCTTTTGCATATATCAAGCTATTTGGGAAAACCGAAAACATTAGGTTAAATTCggtgtttttttttcttattttcgCCTTAGGAAAATATAGAAACAGGATTGCTTGTATTCTGGATCAAAAGTATACCGGTACCGAGAGGCTGAGCGGACATACATATTGTACAGATTCCATGACCTCTATGGTTTCGACTTTGTAGACCTTTTTACTAAAGAATTTCATGAAGGGAATTTGATCctaaattcttttgttgagaGTAGGAAACATAAAGAACGTTTATTGCGAATATTAAGTTACGTGGTTGAGTTTAGAGTTATTTTGTATAATCATGGAACATATTGAAGGCTATATAGGATTATGTGTTTGCTTCCTTGGCTTACCGGCTTCAGGAAAAACGTTTTCTGCTGGTAAACTTTCACGCTATTTCAGTTGGATGTCTGTGAAGACGGAGGTTTACAGTTCGGAAAAGTATTTAGAAACTGAGTACGAGAGCTCGGACTTAGTCCCTCCAAGACATACGCTAAATCAAGTggatttaatttttaatgatttggaaacattttACAAGGAGGATGGACATGTGACGATTCTGGACTTTAATGAATGCCATAAGGAGCTTCGCCAAAACATTGTCAATGCTGCTGAAAAGCGGAAGATTTTGGTTATGTTTGTTGAAATAGTATGTACAGACCACAAGTTTATAGAGGAGAATATCACCGATATTTGCACGAATTCCCCTTCCTACAAACATATACCTCTCGAAtctgcaaagaaaaagctacGGGAAGTAATCAAATCTTACCGACAGGATTACGCTCCTCTTACGGAAGCAGAAGATTGTACATTTGTCAGAATCATTGACTTTGGCAATGAAGTTATAATTCACAACATTGAGAATTACTGGCAGTCAAGgattgtttattatttatctAATCTTCGTACCAAACGTCGAAGCATTTGGTTGAGTAGACATGGCGAGAGTGAATTCAACGTTCAAGGTCGAATAGGCGGTAATTCGGGGCTAAGCTCCCAGGGTGAGAAGTACGCTTCTTTACTTCCCGAGTACGTTTCCAAGTTTGTTGTTGGGTCAAAGGGTTTAACTGTATGGACGTCTTCCATGAAGCGCACAATTCAAACCGCCAGCCATCTGGACTACCAAAAGCTGGAATGGAAGGCTTTGGATGAGCTAGATGCTGGTATTTTTGATGGCTTTACCTACGACTATATTGAAGAGAAGTACCCTCATGAAGCTCAAAAGCGAAGTTACGACAAGTTTCACTACCGCTATCGTGGTGGAGAGTCTTATATGGATGTCGTTCGAAGGCTGGAACCGATCATTATGGAATTAGAGCGACAAGGAGACGTTTTCATCATTTGTCATCAAGCTATCCTTCGTTGCATTTATGGTTATTATCACAATTTctctttggaagaattaccttttttgaACGTTCCCTTACACACGATCCTGAAGCTTACGCCCACTACATTTGAgactttggaagaaagatTATCTATACCAGTCTCCGCTGTTTCCACACAACgtggaaaataaaatctccgttttatttcttcacCTTTTACAATCTTTCGTTGCtaactttttactttctatTGTACAAGATTGGTGTGCTAAGTAATAAATACTCCATTCAAGTAAATTAGCGTTATAGAATCTTGTACGTTTATGATGCGGTTACATGGTCAGTCTTAATAATTAGATGAATTTGTTATTCTCGTATCCTTTGGAAATCAATGAGTATTGAAACCATAATTGAAGGCCAGCTAGAGTTTTCCAATAAACATTATAAATTAATAAGCTATACATAATTTGCAGGTAAGTCAGGAAACGGATGACTCAAGCACCAAATAAACATAAAGtttttttgacaaaatCAATGGAGTAAAATTAGAATCTTTATTAGCAGACGTTGGAAACCTTCGTCTGTAGGATTAAGCCAACAATAAGGCCGTACAGCCCCAAAACCTCTGcgaaaattaaaattaaaaccATGCTTACGAAGATTCGGTCCTGTCTCATAAAACTCTGCACACCTTTGTCACCAACAATACCAATGGCATAGCCGGCAGCAACTCCAGTAAGACCGACGGACAACCCGGCTGAGAGGTGAATAAATCCACTAAAATAGTGTTAGATATCGGGTATGAAGCAGCAGCTTGTGTAAACCACCTAAACTTGGATTGCAGCACCATAGTACCTCATAGGTTACAATTGAAGGTTTGGTTGCACATGCTTATCCTTTTATACTAACCTAAAGAGAGAATAGTCGCTGTCGGGGGACATATCACCAGCAATCAAGACAGACATTACTAAACCATATACCTACCAAGGCGAAATTAGACTAGAACAATAACAAAGGAAATGGGTGAACATACACCGATAATACCACTCATTACAACGGGAATTAAAGACTAGAAACATTCAAAAGGTTAGCATACTCATCATCGTTCGACTACAATAGTGCTCACCTTCATAACAATTTCAGGTCGAAACGCTCCTACAGCTGCAATTCCTCTACCGGCTAAAGCCGTGCCGTAGCCTGCTCCTAGGCAAGAAAAAACCATTGACGCACAAACACCTAGCAATGAGTGTAATTCCAAGAAACCATACCTgcaaagccaaaaaaagaagagtatATAGGACTAATGTTAGAGAAAGTATCAAACAATTGCTTACCATAATTCGCTAGCCATTTTGACTGAATATAAGTTTTGTTATGAATGTAGTTCCAGTGCTTATTGAAGATGCCAAAGAGCTAGTCCCCTTTACAGAACTCTTGCGTTATGTATTATAATATATAACAATCAAGGTATTAGTGGCATCTTAAAAGATAGCGAGAATGAAAGGGCTACGGTAGTAAACAATTGTTAAACTATTTCTGATGTTTTAACAGATGGATGGAAATCTCATGGCTGTATGAAATACtcaaatcaaaagaattattaCCAACAACAATCTATCTTTACAACACTTCACTTAAATGACTCAAGTATCACAAATATTAAATAATATTAGAGGAGAATAGTCTCCTACGATTCTAATCCAGCTAGGTCATCATCATTAgacaaaaaacaataaataaaggaaaggaatGATTAAAGGTaaccaaagaaacaaaattttaGTCTGCGTTcattcatgaaaaaaaaaggccGCTGCAGTATGCAAAACAATGGCTGGTAAAATTTTGGTgggaagaaggaagagcAAATAGTTTTATACTATTTTGGGAGGCATGTTGACCACGttattcataaaaaagttgTAAATGTAATGACCATGGTACAGTAATCTTTCATAGTCCGGACGCAAAAATCTGTAACAAGAAAGGCTCTCATACCTTTGAAGCAAAGTGGTAAAGTCATCCATCCTCATTGAACACAACATGTCATCAACAGTATAATatttcttgatttttcgTAGCAATTGGTACAAAGCTTGAACTTCAGACTTATCCAAAAACGGAATTCTTTCTACATCTCTGTGTCGCATATTTCGAAGCACCCGCATTTCTGCTGCTACcataaaagaattttctgGTAAAGGTTCGTATTTATCAAAGTCAATATCATCAGGTTTCTGGCTATTCATGGCCGCGTGCTCGTTCGCATAAAACAGTTCACTACAAGATAATTTCAGCCAGTAAGGAAATAAACgacttttttcatcaaccATAGGTAGGCTTGATAAATACAAGTCTCTTCTCCACTGATCCAGCATATGGTACTGCGCAGGTGTCAATGTTTTCCCCGATTTGCTATGGTTTAAAAACAACCGGTCTGGGTAAAACGTTCGCAATAACTCGTACTCAAACTTTGTTACATTTGTAGTTGGTTCTAGTATGcgaaaagaaaccattCGCTTTAGTAAATTCTGTTCTTTCCATTCGTCCGCTGAATAAAAGACAGACTTTTTTAATACCTCTGTCTGGTGCTCAGTAGCGCGTGAATGCGTCCCACACATTTCGTAAATATATTCTGCAGAATGATTCAATGAGAGCCCATTGTGATAATGCTCTAAAGAATTCTCATGCTCTTCAATTTCCTCCTCGGACGGTAATGCAATAGGATTGAGTCCCAAATGAACTAATATATTGTTGCGAGTATTAGCATAATCTAGAACGGCACCATAAAATACTCTTCCTAGTCCATCGGAAACGACTTCGTATATAGACCCATGTCTCTTTAAAGTTTTGGacataaatattttatgaTTTGCGTATTTGCTGTAGTAGACATTACGCTTTTCTAAGCGTTCACCACGTCTAGGTAATGGAGCAGAGTGATCTCCTTCCATATGTCTCTGACGAAAGGCATCTTCAAATACTTCATCAGGAGAAAACCGAAAgtcttttctcttttcgtTACACAGGTTTTGAAACTGGTGTAAGTAAAATTGCATTCCGTCTTCTCCATTCAGCAAGCCAGGTTCATCAAGGGAAATTAGTTCCGCGATAGTAATTAGCTCATGAGATTCAAACAACTCCTTTGTCGGCTTATTTGCTAGGATGTTATAAAAAACTGGCTGTTTAATAACTTTGGAAGGCTTCTTTTCGGCATGTGTAAGTTTGTACCGGGAAGACTTGGCTACTTCATCCAAGTACTTAAAACATATTTTCGGCGTAACAAACGatgttatttttaaattaacATACCACCAATCGTCCAATTCATCTTGAGGTAGAATATCCAAAATGGATACTGTCTTCAAGCCAGACTCTTGCTTATAAGCAGCGTAGTAGAGAGCTGCGTATAGAAAGTCATAATCTCCCTTCGGAATATACTTCTTAATTAGATACTGATTCCTTAAATCTCGATTGGATTTTACCTCTGCTTTCGAAATTGAAGCGGCAGCTGTCATACTCTGGAAAGACTCTCTAAACAGATCGGGAATATTGACTTGTTTTGTGGAATCAGACTTTACACGGCGGTCGTTTCCGTGGATAATGCTGAACATAAAAGAATTCGAGATACACCTTCGATCATATTGATTCAACTTTTTCTCAACTTCAGGGTCTCCAAAGTTTCCCAACCATAAGACGTTATGAGGCATGCTCCTCATGGATTCTAGCTTCtctaaagatttttttcctttctccATCATTGTTTCGTAGTACCTTAGACGCCATTCTATATAAAGAGCAATAATGGCTTTTGCATTATGAAACTGTAatgcaacaaaaaaatcttttggGTCAACTTCtgtacaatttttttcgaTATTTTGAAGGTGCTCTTTGTTGACTCGATATTCATTCGGCTTAAATCTGCGAGATTGGTGGTGTCCCAGAAAAGGGGAAAAGCTTGAGGAAGACTTTAATTTCGAGTAGTTGTTACGTGATACTACATCTTCAGGCATGGTTTGTAAGGGAATGCCAAATTCATCGAAGCAATCCGAATAGTCACTAAGGTTGTCGACAACACTAGAAGGATCGACATCATCCAAGAAAGTGCATATCTTTGTCTTCTcagaaaaagcttttctaTGTTCGGTGTCTACTTCTTTGGTCAAAGGCTCTTCAGAACATGCTGATAGCAGAGACTCATTTGATGACAGTGGACTCAGATCATCTGTGAGAGGGCTTGGGGAGTTTTCGTTTggtatttttctttctgtttgGAAGTTTGTAATAAGAAAGGatcgttcattttcatctGCATAGGAGTAACTTGAATTGTAACCAGCTGACATAGGAAATAACTTATCGATATCATCCAGTTCGGtttcatattttgaagaGTCTTTCATAGAAGGACACTCACGGTTACGATTCAGGTTTGAGCTTGGATATGTAAGCTTTCTGGAAGCAGGTTTACACGTAAGcttattttcattaatatCTTTCTTGTGGGGATCGTTTGAACAATAAGCGCGTTTTGGCTTTTGTAGCAAAGAATGGGCAGGACGAGgaagtttttgatttggtTTGATTCTAAACCTTGAAAAATCATTGTCTGATGGGGACGAAGAG
This window harbors:
- the spo3 gene encoding sporulation protein Spo3 — encoded protein: MEKGELRKKRTVEVLPEISSENAIINDLEKFKRPPTPFNTRYPNADSKLSTVWDSGSSSSPSDNDFSRFRIKPNQKLPRPAHSLLQKPKRAYCSNDPHKKDINENKLTCKPASRKLTYPSSNLNRNRECPSMKDSSKYETELDDIDKLFPMSAGYNSSYSYADENERSFLITNFQTERKIPNENSPSPLTDDLSPLSSNESLLSACSEEPLTKEVDTEHRKAFSEKTKICTFLDDVDPSSVVDNLSDYSDCFDEFGIPLQTMPEDVVSRNNYSKLKSSSSFSPFLGHHQSRRFKPNEYRVNKEHLQNIEKNCTEVDPKDFFVALQFHNAKAIIALYIEWRLRYYETMMEKGKKSLEKLESMRSMPHNVLWLGNFGDPEVEKKLNQYDRRCISNSFMFSIIHGNDRRVKSDSTKQVNIPDLFRESFQSMTAAASISKAEVKSNRDLRNQYLIKKYIPKGDYDFLYAALYYAAYKQESGLKTVSILDILPQDELDDWWYVNLKITSFVTPKICFKYLDEVAKSSRYKLTHAEKKPSKVIKQPVFYNILANKPTKELFESHELITIAELISLDEPGLLNGEDGMQFYLHQFQNLCNEKRKDFRFSPDEVFEDAFRQRHMEGDHSAPLPRRGERLEKRNVYYSKYANHKIFMSKTLKRHGSIYEVVSDGLGRVFYGAVLDYANTRNNILVHLGLNPIALPSEEEIEEHENSLEHYHNGLSLNHSAEYIYEMCGTHSRATEHQTEVLKKSVFYSADEWKEQNLLKRMVSFRILEPTTNVTKFEYELLRTFYPDRLFLNHSKSGKTLTPAQYHMLDQWRRDLYLSSLPMVDEKSRLFPYWLKLSCSELFYANEHAAMNSQKPDDIDFDKYEPLPENSFMVAAEMRVLRNMRHRDVERIPFLDKSEVQALYQLLRKIKKYYTVDDMLCSMRMDDFTTLLQRYESLSCYRFLRPDYERLLYHGHYIYNFFMNNVVNMPPKIV